One Acidimicrobiales bacterium genomic window carries:
- a CDS encoding acetyl-CoA C-acetyltransferase, whose product MPGSLILGGARTPIGKLAGGLSSLSAVELGGMAVSAALARAGVDPAIVDYVFLGHVLQAGQGQITARQAAARGGVPMTTPATTVNKVCLSGLNAIYLADRMIAAGDASIVVAGGMESMSGAPHLLPGVRSGWRLGDATAVDSMLHDGLFCAFDECAMGAGTERYAGDAGLSRDRQDAFAAGSHERAAKATAAGVLAEEIVPVPVPQRRGDPVVVGTDEGVRADTTSESLAGLRPAFAADGTITAGNASQISDGAAAVVLASRAAADRLGLAALGEVVSYGQVAGPDASLLHQPSRAALQALGKAGLDVGDTDLFEINEAFAAVALASMDELGIDDRVTNVNGGAIALGHPIGMSGTRLALTLLLELRRRGSGLGVAALCGGGGQGDALVLRTSDR is encoded by the coding sequence GTGCCCGGTTCGCTCATACTCGGTGGGGCAAGAACCCCCATCGGGAAGCTGGCGGGAGGCCTGAGCAGCCTCAGCGCCGTGGAGCTGGGCGGCATGGCCGTGTCCGCCGCCCTGGCGCGGGCCGGTGTGGACCCGGCCATCGTGGACTACGTGTTCCTGGGCCACGTGCTCCAGGCGGGCCAGGGACAGATCACCGCCCGCCAGGCGGCGGCGAGGGGCGGCGTCCCCATGACGACACCGGCCACGACCGTCAACAAGGTCTGCCTGTCCGGGCTCAACGCGATCTACCTGGCCGACCGGATGATCGCGGCCGGCGATGCCTCGATCGTGGTGGCGGGGGGCATGGAGTCGATGAGCGGAGCACCCCACCTCCTCCCCGGCGTCCGCTCCGGGTGGCGCCTGGGCGACGCCACGGCCGTCGACTCGATGCTCCACGACGGGCTGTTCTGCGCCTTCGACGAGTGCGCGATGGGCGCCGGCACCGAGCGGTACGCAGGGGATGCCGGGCTCTCCCGTGACCGCCAGGACGCCTTCGCAGCAGGCTCCCACGAGCGGGCCGCCAAGGCGACGGCCGCCGGGGTGCTGGCCGAGGAGATCGTGCCCGTGCCCGTGCCGCAGCGGCGGGGCGACCCCGTCGTGGTGGGCACCGACGAGGGCGTGCGGGCCGACACCACGTCGGAGAGCCTGGCCGGGCTGCGCCCCGCCTTCGCCGCCGACGGCACCATCACGGCCGGCAACGCCAGCCAGATCAGCGACGGGGCGGCCGCCGTGGTCCTCGCCTCCCGGGCCGCCGCCGACCGCCTGGGGCTGGCCGCGCTGGGCGAGGTCGTGTCCTACGGGCAGGTCGCGGGGCCGGATGCGTCGCTGCTGCACCAGCCCTCGCGGGCGGCCCTCCAGGCCCTCGGCAAGGCGGGACTGGACGTCGGCGACACCGACCTGTTCGAGATCAACGAGGCGTTCGCCGCCGTGGCGCTGGCGTCGATGGACGAGCTCGGGATCGACGACCGCGTCACCAACGTGAACGGCGGCGCCATCGCTCTCGGCCACCCGATCGGGATGAGCGGCACCCGCCTGGCGCTCACCCTCCTGCTCGAGCTGCGCCGGCGCGGCAGTGGCCTCGGCGTGGCCGCCCTGTGCGGCGGCGGCGGCCAGGGCGACGCCCTGGTGCTGCGCACGAGCGACCGCTGA
- the aat gene encoding leucyl/phenylalanyl-tRNA--protein transferase has translation MPVEPPPHPWAFPPPRPGDDLVAVGADLSPATLLGAYRAGLFPMPLDAPGPGCLLGWWSPEERGVLPLDGLRVSRSLARSCRRFQTRVDTAFAEVVEACADARRPQGWITDDIRDAYVELHRLGWAHSVEAWTPDGELAGGLYGVAVGGLFAGESMFHRHTDASKVALVSLVALLRRGGASLLDVQWRTPHLASLGVVAIPREEYRRRLAEALERPLPAAFGGP, from the coding sequence GTGCCGGTCGAGCCGCCTCCCCATCCGTGGGCGTTCCCGCCGCCGCGGCCGGGCGACGACCTGGTGGCGGTGGGCGCCGACCTGTCGCCCGCCACGCTGCTGGGCGCCTACCGGGCCGGGCTGTTCCCGATGCCCCTCGACGCCCCGGGCCCGGGCTGCCTCCTCGGGTGGTGGAGCCCCGAGGAGCGGGGCGTGCTGCCCCTCGACGGGCTGCGGGTGAGCCGCTCGCTGGCCCGTTCGTGCCGGCGCTTCCAGACCCGGGTCGACACGGCGTTCGCCGAGGTCGTCGAGGCGTGCGCCGACGCCCGCCGGCCCCAGGGGTGGATCACCGACGACATCCGCGACGCCTACGTCGAGCTCCACCGGCTGGGGTGGGCGCACAGCGTGGAGGCGTGGACGCCGGACGGTGAGCTGGCGGGCGGGCTGTACGGCGTCGCCGTCGGGGGCCTGTTCGCCGGCGAGTCCATGTTCCACCGACACACCGACGCGTCGAAGGTCGCCCTCGTGTCCCTCGTCGCGCTGCTCCGCCGGGGCGGCGCCTCGCTCCTCGACGTCCAGTGGCGGACCCCCCACCTGGCGTCGCTGGGTGTCGTGGCCATCCCTCGTGAGGAGTACCGCCGGCGCCTGGCCGAGGCGCTCGAGCGCCCTCTGCCGGCCGCCTTCGGCGGCCCCTGA
- a CDS encoding 5'-3' exonuclease H3TH domain-containing protein: MNTVRAHLVDGTYELFRHHFGTPPDVRARSPRTAATRGVLHSVLTLMEDGATHVGVATDHVIESFRNQLWPGYKDGSGVDPDLLAQFPLLEEALEAMGVRVWAMVDLEADDALASAAVVCAEDPEVAQVVICTPDKDLGQCVVGDRVVQLDRRKGVVSDEAAVVARYGVGPVSIPDWLAVVGDSADGFPGLPGWGAKAASAVLGRYRHLEDVPRIAERWDVDVRGARSLANTLAQQWDRALLFRDLATLRVDRSLLASVDELRWPGPTDGLTAVCEHLDAPGLEPRARALAAARAVP, encoded by the coding sequence TTGAACACCGTCCGGGCCCACCTCGTCGACGGCACCTACGAGCTGTTCCGCCACCACTTCGGCACGCCGCCCGACGTGCGCGCCCGGTCACCCCGCACGGCCGCCACCCGGGGCGTCCTCCACTCGGTGCTCACGCTCATGGAGGACGGGGCCACCCACGTGGGCGTGGCGACCGACCACGTCATCGAGTCGTTCCGGAACCAGCTCTGGCCGGGCTACAAGGACGGCTCGGGCGTCGACCCCGACCTGCTGGCCCAGTTCCCTCTCCTGGAGGAGGCGCTGGAGGCGATGGGCGTCCGGGTGTGGGCGATGGTCGACCTCGAGGCGGACGACGCCCTGGCGTCCGCCGCCGTCGTGTGCGCCGAGGACCCCGAGGTCGCCCAGGTCGTGATCTGCACGCCGGACAAGGACCTCGGCCAGTGCGTGGTCGGCGACCGGGTGGTGCAGCTCGACCGGCGCAAGGGCGTGGTGTCCGACGAAGCGGCGGTGGTCGCCCGCTACGGCGTCGGCCCGGTGTCGATCCCCGACTGGCTGGCCGTGGTGGGCGACTCGGCGGACGGGTTCCCGGGGCTTCCGGGCTGGGGAGCCAAGGCGGCGTCGGCCGTGCTCGGGCGCTACCGCCACCTCGAGGACGTCCCCCGCATCGCCGAGCGCTGGGACGTGGACGTGCGGGGCGCCCGGTCGCTGGCGAACACGCTGGCCCAGCAGTGGGACCGCGCCCTGTTGTTCCGCGACCTGGCGACGCTGCGGGTGGACCGGTCGTTGCTCGCCTCGGTCGACGAGCTGCGCTGGCCGGGCCCGACCGACGGGCTCACCGCCGTGTGCGAGCACCTCGACGCGCCGGGGCTGGAGCCGCGTGCCCGCGCCCTGGCCGCCGCCCGCGCCGTTCCCTGA
- a CDS encoding signal peptidase I — MAEVPGVFESPRPATAPAPPAATPAARAGFGRAGRRTAAVLGEIALTVAAVLGLAMAGVTVVAARTGVRPLVVRSGSMEPTIPTGSMVLVQRVAAAEIAVGDVVAVERPDHTRVTHRVVGLERRGETAELTLKGDANEDADPAPVSVVEADRLIRQVPEVGRFAAWLATAPGGFVIGCLLTAVTMLALRRRPDDG, encoded by the coding sequence GTGGCCGAGGTCCCGGGCGTCTTCGAGTCGCCCCGGCCGGCGACCGCACCGGCGCCGCCCGCCGCCACCCCGGCGGCCCGGGCGGGCTTTGGCCGGGCCGGGCGGCGCACCGCCGCCGTCCTGGGGGAGATCGCCCTGACGGTGGCCGCCGTGCTCGGCCTGGCCATGGCCGGCGTCACCGTGGTGGCCGCCCGCACGGGGGTGCGGCCGCTGGTCGTCCGCTCGGGCTCGATGGAGCCGACCATCCCCACCGGCTCCATGGTGCTCGTGCAGCGGGTGGCGGCGGCCGAGATCGCGGTGGGCGACGTCGTCGCCGTGGAGCGGCCCGATCACACCCGCGTCACCCACCGGGTGGTGGGCCTGGAGCGCCGTGGCGAGACGGCCGAGCTGACGCTCAAGGGGGACGCCAACGAGGACGCCGACCCCGCTCCGGTCAGCGTCGTCGAGGCCGACCGGCTCATACGCCAGGTCCCCGAGGTGGGCCGGTTCGCCGCCTGGCTGGCGACCGCTCCCGGCGGGTTCGTCATCGGCTGCCTGCTGACGGCGGTGACCATGCTGGCGCTCCGGCGGCGCCCGGACGATGGGTGA
- the mce gene encoding methylmalonyl-CoA epimerase codes for MIRDEPLLTAIDHVGIAVRDLDAAVGWYQRTFGARVAHRERIEADGVDEVLLAVGGSYVQLLTPWREASPVARFLDRHGEGVHHVGYRVADCGAALEAVRAQGARVVDEHPRTGSRGTTVAFLHPKGAFGTLIELVEERRRP; via the coding sequence GTGATTCGCGACGAACCGCTGCTCACGGCGATCGACCACGTCGGGATCGCCGTCCGCGACCTCGACGCCGCCGTCGGGTGGTACCAGAGGACGTTCGGCGCGCGCGTCGCCCACCGGGAGCGGATCGAGGCCGACGGCGTCGACGAGGTGCTGCTGGCCGTGGGGGGCTCCTACGTCCAGCTGCTCACGCCGTGGCGGGAGGCCTCGCCCGTGGCCCGCTTCCTCGACCGCCACGGCGAGGGGGTCCACCACGTGGGGTACCGGGTGGCCGACTGCGGCGCGGCCCTGGAGGCGGTGAGGGCGCAGGGCGCCCGGGTGGTGGACGAGCACCCACGCACGGGCAGCCGGGGCACCACCGTCGCCTTCCTCCACCCGAAGGGCGCCTTCGGCACCCTCATCGAGCTGGTGGAGGAGCGGCGACGCCCTTGA
- a CDS encoding fibronectin type III domain-containing protein — protein MGERGGDRRRRRTAAAVVTAVVATSVLAVAPRFALASFVDTATASGGWSVTTETLQPPTNLTSAGCLLGTVTLTWEASPSEWATGYEVRWSTTNGGPYNLGPLTTTLLTQQVTGLSALTTYYFVVRATRGAWFSVNSNQHTASCLV, from the coding sequence ATGGGTGAGCGCGGCGGCGACCGGCGCCGGCGCCGTACCGCCGCCGCCGTGGTGACGGCCGTGGTGGCGACGTCGGTCCTGGCCGTCGCGCCCCGCTTCGCCCTCGCCTCGTTCGTGGACACGGCCACGGCGTCGGGCGGCTGGTCGGTCACGACCGAGACGCTCCAGCCGCCGACCAACCTGACGTCCGCCGGCTGCCTGCTCGGCACCGTCACCCTGACGTGGGAGGCGTCGCCCAGCGAGTGGGCCACGGGCTACGAGGTGAGGTGGTCCACGACCAACGGAGGGCCCTACAACCTCGGGCCGCTCACCACGACCCTCCTGACCCAGCAGGTCACCGGGCTCTCGGCGCTGACGACCTACTACTTCGTCGTGCGTGCCACCCGGGGCGCCTGGTTCAGCGTCAACTCCAACCAGCACACCGCCTCCTGCCTCGTGTGA
- a CDS encoding TasA family protein yields the protein MRSKKVRLVLSLGALSGVVWAGTFATFTDSGTATSTFTAGSVDLLLSGETDDAYAFTSIEMENMKPGDVKYAPLTIANAGTLGFTYTMATSATNADSKGLRDQLTLGIRKVADAATCDSAGVGYTASLDTMTASGALSAGAIASRSLTAGASEVACFRVELPSTANDTFQGATTTATFTFSATQA from the coding sequence ATGCGCAGCAAGAAGGTACGTCTCGTCCTCTCCCTCGGTGCGCTGTCCGGGGTGGTGTGGGCGGGCACGTTCGCGACCTTCACCGACTCCGGAACGGCGACCTCGACGTTCACGGCGGGCTCGGTCGATCTGCTCCTCAGCGGCGAGACGGACGACGCGTACGCGTTCACCTCGATCGAGATGGAGAACATGAAGCCGGGCGACGTGAAGTACGCGCCCCTGACCATCGCCAACGCCGGCACGCTCGGCTTCACCTACACGATGGCGACGTCGGCCACCAACGCCGACAGCAAGGGCCTGCGCGACCAGCTGACGCTCGGCATCAGGAAGGTGGCCGACGCGGCGACGTGCGATTCGGCCGGCGTCGGATACACGGCGTCGCTCGACACCATGACCGCCTCGGGTGCCCTCAGCGCGGGGGCCATCGCCAGCCGGTCCCTGACGGCCGGCGCCAGCGAGGTGGCCTGCTTCCGGGTGGAGCTCCCGAGCACCGCGAACGACACCTTCCAGGGCGCCACGACGACGGCGACCTTCACCTTCAGCGCCACCCAGGCCTGA